The Prunus persica cultivar Lovell chromosome G7, Prunus_persica_NCBIv2, whole genome shotgun sequence genome has a segment encoding these proteins:
- the LOC18771624 gene encoding actinidain encodes MAVLLFAIFTLSSALDMSIISYDDKNVVGESKSSWRTNEEVMSIYEGWLAKHGKAYNGLGEKDSDSRRHRSRFDREPSPKRSRRDGKDEKERVTSKINSESAKQSDQDQKHQPRLQDTLPLESPLATDSRVENGVSRKESDKKPGGHLEEAFNIGQMKTQ; translated from the exons ATGGCAGTCCTCCTCTTCGCGATCTTCACCCTGTCGTCGGCTCTGGACATGTCGATCATCTCCTACGACGACAAAAACGTCGTCGGAGAGTCGAAGTCGAGCTGGAGGACTAACGAGGAGGTGATGTCAATATACGAAGGGTGGCTGGCCAAGCACGGCAAAGCCTACAACGGATTGGGGGAGAAGGATTCCGACTCAAGACGACATCGTTCCAGATTTGACAGAGAACCCAGTCCTAAGAGGTCCAGGAGGGATggaaaagatgaaaaagagagagtcACCAGCAAAATTAATTCGGAAAGTGCAAAGCAGTCTGACCAGGATCAAAAGCACCAGCCCAGGCTGCAAGATACATTGCCACTTGAATCCCCATTAGCAACTGACTCGAGGGTTGAAAATGGGGTATCAAGAAAAGAGTCTGATAAGAAACCCGGCGGACATCTAGAAGAGGCATTCAATATTG GTCAAATGAAAACACAGTGA